From a region of the Vairimorpha necatrix chromosome 4, complete sequence genome:
- a CDS encoding RNA polymerase II subunit A C-terminal domain phosphatase SSU72, with protein MKIAVCCAMNQNRSMEAHKVLQNSGYEIDSYGTNNQIKIPGETLETPNIYKFGTSYREIYEDLHNKNAPFYEKIGILKMLERNMKIKNYAENFFEKNVHHDLIITAEEKCFVAIYENKIKNSGNIKTFLINFDIKDTISDASSGALEIKDFIDMCMINTGSIESRLMKALESFNRKYMKNNIFTILEE; from the coding sequence ATGAAAATTGCTGTCTGTTGTGCTATGAATCAAAATAGGAGCATGGAAGCACACAAAGTCTTACAGAATTCTGGCTATGAAATTGATTCTTATGGTACAAATAATCAGATAAAAATACCAGGGGAAACATTAGAAACTCCtaacatatataaatttggtACATCTTACCGTGAAATATACGAAGATttacataataaaaatgcgccattttatgaaaaaatcgGCATTTTGAAGATGCTTGAGcgaaatatgaaaattaaaaattacgCTGAAAACTTTTTTGAGAAAAATGTGCACCACGATCTCATCATTACGGCTGAAGAAAAATGTTTTGTAGCAATTTacgaaaataaaataaaaaattccgggaatattaaaacttttttaataaattttgatattaaagACACAATCTCAGATGCTAGTTCTGGAGCTTTGGAGATTAAAGATTTCATTGATATGTGTATGATTAATACTGGGAGCATCGAATCGAGACTTATGAAAGCTCTAGAAAGTTTTAACagaaaatatatgaaaaataatatatttacaatattagaagaataa
- a CDS encoding small nuclear ribonucleoprotein E yields the protein MEESEIRPLESIYLGMVDKKEVEVYEKEGNMIHRGKIVGFDEYMNLVIETGHSRYLLKGDCILSINIKK from the coding sequence ATGGAAGAAAGTGAAATAAGACCGTTAGAAAGTATATACCTGGGGATGGTAGATAAGAAAGAAGTAGAAGTATACGAGAAGGAAGGAAATATGATACACAGGGGCAAGATAGTGGGATTTGATGAATACATGAATTTAGTCATTGAGACAGGACACAGtagatatttattaaaaggaGACTGcattttatcaataaacataaaaaaataa
- a CDS encoding E3 ubiquitin-protein ligase MARCH6, with protein MTKEETSCKICHGPETNEENLCCPCKCTGSIKFIHRSCLLKYIESSGKEFCTICKYKYEFRNIYKKDTPSRLPINLIIREIFQRFLKCLKYIFYTLMTLSIICTVVYINGSVFLKYICNIVSDTHLNICGVGIPITCLSFSFYYLYFKVSRVTRSTARRRNIRIDSMNVTSETISYEETPRLILSNIANERVIPFVSTTDEVIPPSNDLGDEMEENLQNLGDEVIFYVKIDFKLIPKICSPILFWWFFLKIAKYVHFDWPNCEFSKFLRRVCLYDFTKTVFVMYTLFLCLLLVSWKFKKIYDFFKILNLIFACFAIIIFVDGVCLHFLFSKICNNGVLVDFASAYSCVFSSCLFHIIIGYEFNSFFKKTIFSYTDKFRPGMLWSVAEPDEEPFDLLYKLSQRPLSVIFFKAIRNFIFHLVTYLVILTTVKSEINIKFRIFDIYKFLIFFRLKNHIFSSLKPFLEKMSFFNSEILKCLSRYFKMENFLFGEKILYDKNMEENIKWCPNKHKYYDSNKVRRNSKQKVTPLEIEKFFKTSHNNDFGLFYIPKFYQLYLGIFSLLIIFSTSLAFKLVLRFTKISTIFLLSNDLSFSPFADIIYIFIASLVFFIFTIPTNIKKFRSLHKKILIFFYVDVFWPLWFSCLIVILYGEKSINAFPYRSWTLISSTSDIVNFLFNNLIFTSSIQYISLLDVCKNLFAFTCTITFCVFTVKQYKYWMLMLYKHGISIPIFYLIPIAYIVIYHSNRIVEYFKRFLENIRRKNYLVDREIINYNR; from the coding sequence ATGACGAAGGAGGAGACCTCATGCAAGATATGCCATGGACCAGAAACAAATGAGGAGAATTTATGTTGTCCTTGTAAATGTACAGGAAgtatcaaatttatacacAGATCTTGTTTATTGAAATATATAGAGAGTAGTGGTAAAGAGTTCTGTACGATCTGTAAGTacaaatatgaatttagaaatatctaCAAAAAGGACACACCTTCAAGATTACccataaatttaattatcaGAGAAATATTTCagagatttttaaaatgtctaaaatacatattttatacattGATGACGTTGTCAATAATATGCACAGTGGTTTATATTAATGGAAGTGTGTTCCTTAAATACATTTGTAATATTGTTTCAGATACCCATCTTAATATATGCGGAGTAGGGATTCCTATTACTTGCTTATCATTTTCTTTCTATTACTTGTATTTTAAGGTCTCTAGAGTAACAAGAAGTACAGCAAGAAGAAGGAACATTAGAATTGATTCAATGAATGTTACAAGTGAGACCATATCTTATGAAGAAACACCAAGACTGATATTGTCAAATATAGCCAATGAGAGGGTTATTCCATTTGTAAGTACAACAGATGAGGTAATACCGCCAAGTAATGATTTAGGTGATGAAATGgaagaaaatttacaaaatctaGGTGATgaagtaattttttatgtaaaaatagattttaaaCTTATTCCAAAAATTTGCAGTCCTATTCTTTTCTGGTggttctttttaaaaattgcaaAATATGTCCATTTTGATTGGCCAAATTGTGAATtctcaaaatttttacgaCGGGTTTGTTTGTAcgattttacaaaaacaGTATTTGTCATGTACACTCTCTTTTTATGTTTGCTTTTAGTTTCTTggaagtttaaaaaaatttacgatttttttaaaattctaaatttgatatttgcCTGTTTTGCgattattattttcgttGATGGAGTGtgtcttcattttttattttctaagATTTGCAATAATGGGGTCTTGGTAGATTTTGCCTCTGCATATTCCTGTGTTTTCAGTAGTTGTTTAtttcatataattataggttatgaatttaattcattttttaaaaagactATCTTTTCCTATACTGATAAATTTAGACCTGGCATGTTATGGAGTGTTGCGGAACCAGATGAAGAACCATTTGATTTACTGTACAAATTATCACAGAGGCCTTTGTCtgtcatatttttcaaagcaATTaggaattttatttttcatcttGTCACTTACTTAGTTATATTGACCACAGTAAAATCTGAAATCAATATCAAATTTCGTATTTTTGATATCTACAAATTCTTGATATTCTTTAGacttaaaaatcatattttttcgTCATTGAAGccttttttagaaaaaatgtCTTTTTTCAATTCTGAAATACTGAAATGTTTATcaagatattttaaaatggaaaattttttatttggagaaaaaattttatatgataaaaatatggaAGAAAATATCAAATGGTGTCCCAATAAgcataaatattatgacAGTAATAAAGTAAGAAGAAATAGTAAGCAAAAAGTGACACCTCTtgaaatagaaaaatttttcaaaacgaGCCACAACAATGATTTTGGTCTATTTTATATtccaaaattttatcaactATATCTCggaattttttctttattgattattttCTCCACCTCACTTGCCTTTAAACTTGTTTTACGTTTTACTAAGATTTCcaccatttttttattgtctaATGATCTGTCCTTTTCGCCCTTTGCTGAtattatttacattttcATAGCAAGcctagttttttttatttttactattcctacaaatataaagaaatttagaaGCCTTCACAAgaagattttaatttttttttatgtggATGTCTTCTGGCCACTTTGGTTTTCTTGTCTCATTGTTATTTTATACGGCgaaaaatctataaatgCATTTCCGTATAGAAGTTGGACTTTAATCTCTTCCACCTCTGATATTGTgaatttcttatttaacAATCTAATATTCACTTCTTCTATTCAATATATCTCTTTACTCGATGTctgtaaaaatttgtttgcTTTTACTTGTACAATTACTTTTTGTGTGTTCACAGTAAagcaatataaatattggaTGTTGATGTTATATAAACATGGTATAAGTATTCCGATTTTTTATCTGATCCCGATCGCCTACATAGTAATTTATCATAGTAATCGAATTgtagaatattttaaaagatttttagaaaatattagacgaaaaaattatcttgtAGATAGAgaaatcataaattataatagatGA